The Gemmatimonadota bacterium genome has a window encoding:
- a CDS encoding efflux RND transporter periplasmic adaptor subunit, translating to MGYVKQIRRRVSRLLIFLWLAAAVAVAPAAMLAGCGDPESSGTSEGGETAQVQLWTCGMHPNVIAEEPGQCPICGMNLTPLKRTAEAEASAADAGRESEMEHEHEDGEMSAGSTDESASTSSGGAIVIDPVTIQNIGVQTATVQERRLTRSIRTVGHLDYNEEMFSRINVKYAGWIEKLYVNETGQQVAEGDPMLDIYSPELVAAQEEYLLAFQNVKNLENSTFENITRGAESLLDASKRRLLYWDVTEVQIRELEVRGTIARTMTIHAPSKGIIVERMAELGMRVTPGMDMYRMADLSTIWAFAHVYDADAPWLSPGLAAEMELPYNPGKVYRGTIDYIYPYLDRASRDIKIRLVFPNRDLALKPQMYANIRLSTRSVRPVLVIPGSAVIHSGERNVVFIALEGGRFEPREVTLGMEGEGGYVQATNGVRVGEQVVTSAQFLIDSESRLQEAIQKMLDHRMMH from the coding sequence ATGGGATACGTCAAACAAATACGCCGCAGGGTGTCTCGGTTACTGATCTTCCTGTGGCTGGCCGCCGCAGTGGCCGTCGCGCCGGCCGCGATGCTCGCCGGTTGCGGCGACCCCGAGTCGTCGGGCACGTCCGAGGGCGGCGAAACGGCGCAGGTCCAGCTCTGGACGTGCGGCATGCACCCGAACGTGATCGCAGAGGAGCCCGGTCAGTGTCCGATCTGCGGGATGAACCTGACGCCGTTGAAGCGTACGGCCGAAGCGGAGGCGTCGGCTGCCGACGCGGGGCGCGAGTCCGAAATGGAACACGAGCATGAGGATGGTGAAATGTCCGCGGGGTCCACGGACGAATCTGCCAGTACATCCAGCGGCGGCGCTATCGTGATTGACCCAGTCACCATACAAAACATCGGCGTCCAGACCGCGACCGTCCAGGAACGGCGGCTGACCCGGTCCATACGAACGGTCGGCCACCTGGACTACAACGAGGAGATGTTCTCCCGGATCAACGTCAAGTACGCGGGGTGGATCGAGAAGCTGTACGTAAACGAGACCGGCCAGCAGGTCGCCGAGGGCGATCCGATGCTGGACATCTACTCGCCGGAACTCGTAGCGGCGCAGGAAGAATACCTGCTGGCATTCCAGAACGTGAAAAACCTGGAAAACAGCACGTTTGAAAACATAACGCGCGGCGCGGAGTCGCTGCTGGACGCCTCGAAGCGCCGTCTGCTCTACTGGGACGTGACCGAGGTGCAGATCCGGGAACTTGAGGTACGGGGCACGATCGCCAGGACGATGACCATCCATGCGCCTTCGAAAGGCATCATCGTAGAGCGGATGGCCGAACTGGGCATGCGAGTCACGCCCGGCATGGACATGTACCGCATGGCCGACCTGTCCACCATCTGGGCCTTCGCCCACGTGTACGACGCGGATGCTCCGTGGCTGAGTCCGGGGCTGGCGGCCGAAATGGAACTGCCCTACAATCCGGGGAAGGTCTATCGCGGCACGATCGATTACATCTATCCCTACCTGGACCGCGCGTCGCGGGACATCAAGATCCGGCTGGTCTTCCCCAACCGGGATCTCGCACTGAAACCCCAGATGTACGCCAATATCCGCCTGTCTACCCGCAGCGTGCGGCCCGTGCTCGTGATCCCGGGCAGCGCGGTCATTCACAGCGGGGAGCGCAACGTGGTCTTCATAGCCCTCGAAGGCGGCAGGTTCGAACCGCGCGAGGTGACCCTCGGCATGGAAGGGGAGGGCGGCTACGTGCAGGCCACGAACGGCGTCCGCGTGGGCGAGCAGGTCGTGACGTCGGCCCAGTTCCTGATCGATTCGGAAAGCCGGCTCCAGGAGGCGATCCAGAAGATGCTCGACCACCGGATGATGCATTGA
- a CDS encoding MarR family transcriptional regulator has translation MNGAMGEGVRGELTDRFVCAIQILSRLMHIERLGELKKLGLNAHQANTLMMLYHHGPTRMGALANHLGSKLPHMSIIVDHLVGKGYLQRSSDPSDRRVVICEFTDDGRKATQRIINHARIRAKKVAERWDFKQFESVVESLESLWNTDEERSVGIVSDQKKDRLFNKM, from the coding sequence ATGAACGGTGCAATGGGAGAAGGTGTCAGAGGAGAGTTGACGGACCGGTTTGTCTGTGCGATACAAATTCTGAGTCGATTGATGCACATTGAACGTCTTGGCGAGCTGAAGAAACTCGGATTGAATGCGCACCAGGCAAATACACTGATGATGTTGTACCACCACGGCCCCACGCGGATGGGTGCCCTGGCGAATCACCTGGGCAGCAAGCTGCCGCATATGTCGATCATCGTAGATCACCTGGTTGGCAAGGGTTACCTGCAACGAAGTTCGGATCCGAGCGATCGCAGAGTGGTGATCTGCGAGTTTACCGACGACGGCAGGAAGGCTACGCAGCGGATCATAAACCATGCGAGGATTCGCGCGAAAAAGGTGGCCGAAAGGTGGGATTTCAAGCAATTCGAGTCCGTGGTCGAGTCGCTGGAATCGTTATGGAACACCGACGAGGAAAGGTCTGTCGGCATCGTTTCGGATCAAAAGAAAGACAGGCTGTTCAACAAGATGTAA
- a CDS encoding TolC family protein has translation MSVFPRYAGVLIVILAVSFALASTVQPARAQTPRLEALVAEALDRSPVLQAARQRRVAAEHRRPQVASYPDPALSYTRWLSSPETRVGPQRNVLAFGQTIPYPGKLSLRGDMTGEETAVEKAGIQSIARDIAYEVKSVYYDLYRVDRSLRILEDYLVLLETFTAAAEEKYATGSGSQADVLKSHVETSEILQKRITLEGERSALVARLNGVLSRPSDTPVDPVASIDTTRYAQPESMVVERALAVRQELDAVDARIRRNELGVRLARLANRPDFMVQGSYITVPKIGDHPASDAGKDAFGVMLSVNLPVFRSRTRAEVQEAMARVEESRHARQRILDAVAAEVAGAYGRLSHSGRALDVYEQGLIVQAESSVLATLAAYQTGQMDFLDLLDAERMVLRTRLGYVAETANYRKYLSHLERAAGGLLP, from the coding sequence ATGTCCGTATTCCCACGATATGCGGGCGTTCTGATCGTGATTCTCGCAGTGTCTTTCGCCCTGGCGTCCACCGTTCAGCCGGCCCGGGCGCAGACGCCGCGGCTCGAGGCGCTGGTCGCCGAGGCCCTGGACCGAAGCCCAGTCCTGCAGGCGGCCCGTCAGCGCAGGGTCGCGGCGGAGCACCGCCGGCCGCAGGTAGCATCCTACCCGGACCCGGCATTATCGTACACGCGGTGGCTGTCTTCGCCGGAAACGCGCGTCGGGCCACAGCGGAACGTACTGGCCTTCGGTCAGACGATCCCCTATCCGGGCAAGCTGAGCCTGCGCGGCGACATGACCGGGGAAGAAACGGCGGTCGAAAAGGCCGGCATCCAGTCCATCGCCCGCGATATCGCCTACGAAGTGAAGTCCGTCTACTACGATCTGTACCGGGTCGACCGGTCCCTGCGCATCCTCGAGGACTACCTGGTATTGCTGGAGACCTTCACTGCCGCCGCGGAGGAAAAATACGCCACCGGGAGCGGTTCGCAGGCCGACGTGCTCAAGTCTCACGTGGAAACGTCGGAGATCCTGCAGAAGCGCATTACGCTGGAAGGCGAGCGCAGCGCCCTCGTTGCCCGGCTCAACGGCGTGCTGAGCCGCCCGTCTGATACGCCGGTCGATCCGGTGGCGTCCATTGACACCACGAGATACGCGCAGCCCGAATCCATGGTGGTCGAACGGGCGCTGGCCGTCCGTCAGGAGCTGGATGCGGTCGACGCCCGGATCCGGCGAAACGAACTGGGCGTTCGCCTCGCCCGCCTCGCCAACCGCCCGGATTTCATGGTGCAGGGTTCCTATATCACCGTGCCGAAAATCGGGGACCATCCGGCTTCGGACGCGGGGAAAGACGCATTCGGCGTCATGCTGAGCGTGAATCTGCCCGTGTTTCGGAGTCGCACCCGGGCCGAAGTGCAGGAGGCCATGGCGCGGGTGGAAGAAAGCCGACATGCCAGGCAGCGCATCCTGGATGCCGTCGCGGCGGAGGTCGCGGGGGCCTACGGACGGCTCAGCCATTCCGGGCGGGCCCTCGACGTCTACGAGCAGGGCCTGATCGTCCAGGCGGAAAGCAGCGTGCTGGCGACGCTGGCCGCCTACCAGACGGGGCAGATGGACTTTCTCGACCTGCTCGACGCGGAGCGCATGGTGCTGCGTACCCGGCTGGGGTACGTGGCGGAGACGGCAAACTATCGAAAGTACCTCAGCCACCTGGAACGGGCCGCCGGAGGATTGCTCCCGTAG
- a CDS encoding type II toxin-antitoxin system Phd/YefM family antitoxin, which yields MDVYTYSEARQHLSSLLDEAESTGKVIIRRKDGRRYAVIPELSPVSPLDIPTVETSITVKEVVKLVRRQRVRGKKRGSD from the coding sequence ATGGATGTATATACCTATTCCGAAGCGAGGCAGCATCTGTCGAGTTTGCTCGACGAAGCGGAATCGACTGGCAAGGTCATCATTCGCAGGAAGGATGGTCGGAGATACGCCGTCATCCCCGAGCTGTCTCCCGTATCACCGTTGGATATACCGACGGTCGAGACGAGCATCACGGTGAAGGAAGTGGTCAAGCTCGTCAGGCGCCAGCGCGTCAGGGGAAAAAAGAGGGGCTCCGATTAA
- a CDS encoding ROK family protein has protein sequence MKRDLVIGVDLGGTNVNSAVVDEGGRISHRAWQSISGSRTAGEVIDRLVACVEMTMDSCGRDRVAGVGVGTPGLIPEDSGTVVYAPNVPEWVDLPLQSLLRERLGLPVAIENDANAAAIGEHWVGGAAGFANIVCITLGTGVGGAIIMNNEVWRGSNGAGGEIGHMTVVENGRMCGCGAPGCLEAYASATAIAEQARERLRDGQTSVLTELAGGDPGRIDAEMIAEAADRGDETAREVMHRSATLLGTAVSSLTNLLNPELIVIGGGVIKAGDLIFGPVRAEVARRAYKWSASILEIVPAKLGDDAGIIGAARHFMRTRTT, from the coding sequence ATGAAGCGCGACCTGGTCATAGGCGTGGACCTGGGCGGGACCAACGTCAACAGCGCCGTCGTGGATGAAGGCGGTCGCATTTCTCACCGGGCCTGGCAGTCCATATCGGGCAGCCGCACCGCCGGGGAGGTGATCGACCGCCTGGTGGCCTGCGTCGAGATGACCATGGATTCCTGCGGTAGGGACCGCGTGGCGGGCGTGGGCGTGGGTACGCCCGGGTTGATCCCCGAGGATTCGGGTACCGTGGTCTACGCGCCGAACGTGCCGGAATGGGTGGATCTTCCCCTCCAGTCCTTGCTCCGGGAACGCCTGGGGCTTCCGGTGGCGATCGAGAACGACGCCAACGCGGCGGCCATCGGGGAGCACTGGGTCGGGGGCGCCGCCGGTTTTGCCAATATCGTATGCATCACCCTCGGGACGGGCGTCGGCGGCGCGATCATCATGAACAATGAAGTCTGGCGCGGTTCCAACGGCGCGGGTGGCGAGATCGGCCATATGACCGTCGTGGAGAACGGCAGAATGTGCGGCTGCGGCGCGCCGGGGTGCCTGGAAGCCTATGCCTCGGCGACGGCCATCGCCGAACAGGCGCGGGAACGGCTACGAGACGGACAGACGAGCGTGTTGACGGAGCTGGCCGGCGGCGATCCCGGCCGCATCGACGCCGAGATGATCGCCGAGGCGGCCGACCGGGGCGATGAGACGGCGCGCGAGGTGATGCACCGGTCCGCCACGCTCCTGGGCACGGCCGTGTCCAGTCTCACCAACCTGCTGAATCCCGAACTGATCGTCATAGGCGGGGGTGTCATCAAGGCGGGTGATCTGATCTTCGGCCCCGTCCGCGCGGAGGTGGCGCGGCGCGCATACAAGTGGTCCGCTAGTATCCTCGAAATCGTGCCTGCCAAACTCGGCGACGACGCCGGCATCATCGGTGCAGCGCGGCACTTCATGAGGACCCGTACCACGTAA
- a CDS encoding Do family serine endopeptidase: MHSWIKQDSASKTGRSSMTEKRKFGGLAAAALLVTGMVLGALFISNWDASVAERDVYRSITPVVAADQRSLQDFSETFATIAERVKPSVVLIKSKRVVRQAQAQRFWRPFEEFFGGRQPPDVQPRPLEGLGSGVIVSEDGYILTNNHVVENADELTVQFADERETNAKVVGLDPRTDLAVIKVDFDDLPVLAFGDSDKLRVGEWVMAIGNPLGRNHTVTAGIVSAKGRKQVLPVDGSYENFIQTDAAINPGNSGGALVDLEGNLMGINTAIATRTGGYQGIGFAVPANMARDIMTRLVEDGRVSRGYLGVGIDNLEEELAESMGLESTAGVLIEMIADDGPAKDSDLQVEDVIVALNGSDVENSDDLRKRIASISPGTEVELGVIRDGEPVTIAIELGELPDGDPTRTASREDSPSSSPAGNIGIEVVDVTRQWTRFYESGSGVIINAVRSGSVAEEKNLQRGDLIREVNGDPVTTVQEFNAMFRHFEPGQAIRFQIQRANRQFLVGLRIPEE, from the coding sequence ATGCATAGTTGGATCAAGCAGGATTCAGCCAGTAAAACAGGGAGATCGAGCATGACGGAGAAAAGGAAGTTCGGGGGCCTGGCCGCTGCGGCGCTGCTCGTCACGGGCATGGTGCTCGGGGCGCTGTTCATATCCAACTGGGACGCATCGGTTGCAGAACGGGACGTCTACCGGTCGATCACGCCGGTCGTGGCGGCGGACCAGCGATCGCTTCAGGATTTCAGTGAAACTTTTGCCACCATAGCCGAGCGGGTGAAGCCTTCGGTAGTGCTGATCAAGAGTAAACGCGTGGTCAGGCAGGCGCAGGCGCAACGGTTCTGGCGCCCCTTCGAGGAGTTCTTCGGCGGCCGGCAGCCGCCCGATGTCCAACCCCGGCCCTTAGAGGGTCTGGGATCCGGGGTTATCGTCTCGGAAGACGGCTACATCCTGACGAACAACCACGTGGTGGAAAACGCCGATGAGTTGACCGTCCAGTTCGCCGACGAGCGAGAGACGAATGCCAAGGTCGTCGGTCTGGATCCCCGTACCGACCTGGCCGTCATCAAGGTGGATTTCGATGATCTTCCCGTCCTGGCCTTCGGCGATTCGGACAAGCTGCGCGTGGGCGAATGGGTCATGGCCATAGGAAATCCCCTGGGACGGAACCACACCGTCACGGCCGGCATAGTCAGCGCCAAGGGCCGCAAACAGGTGCTGCCGGTTGACGGTTCCTACGAGAACTTCATTCAGACGGACGCCGCCATCAACCCCGGGAACAGCGGAGGCGCACTGGTCGACCTTGAGGGAAATCTCATGGGTATCAACACGGCCATCGCCACCCGGACGGGCGGGTACCAGGGCATCGGGTTTGCCGTTCCGGCCAACATGGCCCGTGACATCATGACCCGGCTGGTAGAGGATGGACGCGTAAGCCGCGGGTACCTGGGCGTCGGGATCGATAACCTGGAGGAGGAACTGGCGGAGTCCATGGGGCTCGAGAGCACCGCCGGGGTACTCATCGAAATGATCGCCGACGACGGTCCGGCGAAAGACTCGGACCTCCAGGTGGAGGACGTGATTGTCGCGCTTAATGGCTCTGACGTGGAGAACTCGGACGACCTACGCAAACGCATCGCGAGTATTTCACCGGGAACGGAGGTGGAACTCGGGGTGATCCGGGACGGCGAACCCGTGACGATCGCGATCGAACTGGGCGAACTGCCCGACGGAGATCCCACGCGCACCGCCTCGAGAGAGGATTCGCCGTCTAGCAGTCCCGCCGGCAACATCGGTATTGAAGTCGTGGATGTCACGCGGCAGTGGACCCGCTTTTACGAATCGGGATCGGGTGTTATCATAAACGCGGTCCGGTCAGGCAGCGTGGCAGAGGAGAAGAACCTTCAGCGGGGTGACCTGATCCGCGAGGTAAACGGCGATCCGGTGACGACTGTACAGGAATTCAATGCCATGTTCCGGCACTTCGAGCCCGGACAGGCCATCCGGTTCCAGATACAGCGCGCCAATCGCCAGTTCCTGGTCGGCCTGCGGATTCCCGAAGAATAA
- a CDS encoding type II toxin-antitoxin system VapC family toxin → MNMVIDTSAIIASVMRGPERDALSEAASGHVLIAPGFVRWEVCQALSVMIRQKGIDVVEARRGMEILDNIPLRYVDVDMAQVLSIASRIKGVAADAFLLETAIRYNAPLLTLDRSLGRAAESLGIYVVRLEDEGG, encoded by the coding sequence ATGAATATGGTCATCGATACATCGGCGATTATCGCATCCGTCATGCGGGGTCCTGAACGGGACGCCCTTTCCGAAGCGGCTTCGGGCCATGTCCTCATCGCGCCGGGATTCGTCCGGTGGGAAGTCTGCCAGGCCCTGTCCGTCATGATTCGGCAGAAAGGTATAGACGTCGTGGAAGCTCGAAGAGGGATGGAGATCCTGGATAACATACCCCTGCGTTACGTGGACGTGGACATGGCGCAGGTGCTGTCGATCGCGTCTCGAATAAAGGGGGTGGCGGCCGACGCGTTTCTGCTGGAGACCGCCATCAGGTACAATGCGCCGCTGCTGACCCTGGACCGATCGTTGGGCCGCGCCGCGGAGTCGCTCGGCATTTACGTGGTGCGTTTGGAAGATGAGGGGGGTTGA
- a CDS encoding 2,3-bisphosphoglycerate-independent phosphoglycerate mutase, whose protein sequence is MNAPVALVILDGWGIAPRGDANAVLLAETPNFDRLWQQYSHTMLSASGEDVGLPPGIMGNSEVGHLNMGAGRVVRQEVSRINEAIDNGSFFENAAFVEILERLRGTGGRLHLLGLTSDGLVHSAEKHYLALLELARRRGLTGDRVLVHAILDGRDTAPRSAPAYLETLQESIRRLGVGRIATVTGRYYAMDRDNRWERVSKAYELFTEGKGYRAATAAEAVQAAYKRGETDEFVSPTVIGATPEADGPASVVQNGPTSARPDGSAGVISDGDAVIFFNFRADRGRQIVRTFIERDFDGFVRGTVPDVRIVTMTPYDARFDVTCAFRPPERMREILGETISLAGRRQLRVAETEKYPHVTYFFNGGDERPFVGEDRILVPSPRDVATYDEKPEMSAPEVAARVADALHGGGYEFVLVNFANPDMVGHTGSLPAAITAVETVDRCLGEVMDAVRSAGGGAIVTADHGNAEMMVDPNTSAPHTAHTTNPVPLILVDDKREYGLLRTGGRLADVAPTVLSMMGISCPESMSGTDLANPAGSTERA, encoded by the coding sequence ATGAATGCTCCCGTCGCGCTGGTCATCCTGGACGGCTGGGGCATCGCCCCCCGCGGCGATGCCAACGCCGTTCTGCTGGCGGAGACGCCGAACTTCGACAGGCTGTGGCAGCAGTATTCCCATACCATGCTGAGCGCATCGGGCGAGGACGTGGGGCTTCCGCCCGGGATCATGGGCAACTCGGAAGTCGGCCATCTCAACATGGGCGCCGGACGGGTGGTTCGCCAGGAAGTCAGCCGGATCAACGAGGCCATCGACAACGGCTCATTCTTCGAGAACGCCGCGTTCGTCGAAATACTGGAACGGCTTCGGGGAACGGGTGGCCGGCTGCACCTGCTGGGACTCACGTCGGACGGGCTGGTTCACAGTGCTGAAAAACACTACCTGGCGCTACTCGAATTGGCCCGGCGCAGGGGCCTGACCGGCGATCGCGTCCTGGTGCACGCCATCCTGGACGGCCGCGATACGGCGCCCCGGAGCGCACCGGCCTATCTCGAGACGCTGCAGGAGTCCATCAGGCGACTCGGCGTAGGCCGCATCGCCACCGTGACCGGACGGTACTACGCCATGGACCGGGACAACCGGTGGGAGAGGGTGAGCAAGGCGTACGAACTCTTTACCGAAGGAAAGGGATACCGGGCCGCCACCGCGGCGGAAGCCGTACAGGCGGCTTACAAGCGGGGCGAAACGGACGAGTTCGTATCGCCTACCGTGATCGGCGCAACACCGGAAGCGGACGGTCCCGCCAGTGTGGTGCAGAACGGTCCCACCAGCGCAAGACCGGACGGGTCCGCCGGCGTGATCTCGGACGGCGACGCGGTGATCTTCTTCAATTTCCGGGCGGATCGGGGACGCCAGATAGTCCGGACCTTCATCGAAAGGGATTTCGACGGATTCGTCCGCGGGACCGTGCCGGACGTACGTATCGTCACCATGACGCCCTACGATGCGCGTTTCGATGTGACCTGCGCCTTTCGTCCGCCGGAACGCATGCGCGAAATCCTGGGAGAAACGATCAGCCTGGCCGGCCGGCGTCAGTTGCGCGTGGCGGAAACGGAAAAGTACCCTCACGTCACCTATTTCTTCAATGGCGGCGATGAGCGGCCCTTCGTTGGCGAGGACCGGATCCTGGTCCCCTCGCCGAGGGACGTGGCCACCTACGACGAGAAGCCCGAAATGAGCGCGCCCGAGGTCGCGGCCCGGGTGGCCGATGCCCTGCACGGCGGAGGATACGAATTCGTGCTGGTGAATTTCGCCAATCCGGACATGGTGGGGCACACGGGTTCGCTCCCGGCGGCGATCACGGCCGTGGAGACGGTCGACCGGTGCCTGGGAGAGGTGATGGACGCGGTCCGCTCGGCCGGTGGCGGGGCGATCGTGACGGCGGACCACGGCAACGCGGAGATGATGGTCGACCCCAACACCTCCGCGCCCCATACGGCGCACACAACGAATCCCGTGCCGCTTATCCTCGTAGACGACAAGCGGGAATACGGACTGTTGCGCACCGGCGGGCGGCTGGCGGACGTGGCGCCGACCGTGCTGTCCATGATGGGTATTTCCTGTCCGGAATCGATGTCGGGCACGGACCTGGCCAATCCGGCCGGAAGCACGGAGCGGGCATGA
- a CDS encoding MarR family transcriptional regulator — MVTDLNNERTQDISDRYLNSVEEINRIMYSGRLHEWQGMDLSISQFNTLVMLKQMGSMRMGMISYYLKNTLAATTSIVDRLEKKGLVVRTKDPDDRRVVICELTEEGQKATERFWRVAREAALRVAGKWDQEQLESVVKALELILRTHKEIVQSGVSSRANE; from the coding sequence ATGGTGACCGATTTGAACAACGAACGCACGCAGGATATCTCAGACCGCTACCTGAATTCCGTGGAAGAAATCAACCGGATCATGTACAGCGGCCGATTACATGAATGGCAGGGGATGGACCTCTCGATTTCCCAGTTCAATACCCTGGTCATGCTGAAGCAGATGGGTTCCATGCGGATGGGAATGATCTCCTACTATCTGAAGAACACGCTGGCCGCAACGACATCGATCGTGGACCGCCTGGAGAAAAAAGGCCTGGTGGTCCGGACCAAGGATCCCGACGACCGAAGAGTGGTCATCTGCGAACTGACGGAAGAGGGTCAGAAAGCCACGGAGCGGTTCTGGCGTGTCGCCAGGGAGGCGGCACTGAGGGTAGCCGGAAAGTGGGACCAGGAGCAGTTGGAATCCGTGGTCAAGGCGTTGGAACTGATCCTGCGGACCCATAAGGAGATCGTTCAGTCCGGCGTTTCGTCCAGGGCCAACGAGTAG